A genomic stretch from Triplophysa dalaica isolate WHDGS20190420 chromosome 4, ASM1584641v1, whole genome shotgun sequence includes:
- the tmc2a gene encoding transmembrane channel-like protein 2-A: MPKKSDTRILEDVGIEIDGEVDGAEENNKPKGKGGKKTAAGKRSKAAGSEDDEDDDDAPPKTRRAANKKKPAQADEEDSDDDVPQRRCAGNRRRGKVRDKGGEGGESKRKGRGGKKQKNAKGKAKENEKGSDDDKKKKKDSSGDDSNSDEEEDSMSEGEMARLMEEVEEKKKLIATIRNKPWRMRRRLKVLKEAQQFVDKFEGALGKGKGRKLYAYKVMMMKKWIKFQRDFENFRSACIPWERKIKEVESHFGSSVASYFIFLRWMYGMNMVLFGLTFGLVVIPEVLMGLPYGSIPRKTVPREDQDTAMDYSVLTDFSGYCKYSVLFYGYYNDQRTIGFLKFRLPLSYLLVGVGTFGYSLMVVIRTMAKNADVGGGDGEDSEFTFAWKMFTSWDYLIGNSETADNKFASITTSFKESIVDEQENQKDENIHLRRFLRVLANFLITCTLGGSGYLIYFVVKRSQEFANMSNLSWYEKNELEIIMSLLGLVGPMLFETIAELEEYHPRIALKWQLGRIFALFLGNLYTFLLALFDEVNAKLEEEESIRNNSIWLMKEYYANYTANNPNDTGTPPPMPPADVIRGPCWETTVGVEFVKLTVSDIQVTYLTILIGDFLRAVIVRFLNYCWCWDLEAGWPSYGEFDISGNVLGLVFNQGMIWMGAFYAPGLVGINVLRLLSSMYYQCWAVMACNVPHERVFKASKSNNFYMGLLLLILFLSLLPVVYTIMSLPPSFDCGPFSGRQRMFDVIMETIDLDLPAFMGTLFSYAANPGLIIPAVLLMVLAIYYLNSVSEAYQNSNMELKKKMQMARDEEKNRRNNKDSTNQVMKDLEDLLPKRSVAHHAHPVNNAEKRPEGGKSPKVKPGTAGGGVHVQKDVSLASANPNARGPVTRAPGPRGPGPLPGRPGAGPPRRQ; the protein is encoded by the exons ATGCCAAAGAAAAGTGATACAAGAATATTAGAAGACG TGGGAATAGAAATTGATGGAGAGGTGGACGGTGCTGAAG AGAACAACAAACCCAAAGGCAAAGGTGGTAAAAAAACAGCAGCCGGCAAACGTAGCAAGGCTGCTGGAAgtgaggatgatgaggatgatgatgatgcacCCCCTAAAACTCGTAGAGCGGCCAATAAAAAGAAACCGGCCCAGGCAGACGAGGAGGATAGCGACGATGATGTTCCGCAAAGGAGGTGTGCAGGGAACCGGAGAAGAGGAAAAGTGAGAGACAAAGGTGGAGAAGGGGGAGAATCCAAAAGGAAAGGGAGAGGCGGGAAAAAACAGAAGAACGCTAAAGGCAAAgcaaaggaaaatgaaaaaggGAGCGACGAtgacaagaagaagaaaaaggaTAGTAG tgGAGACGATTCAAATTCTGATGAAGAAGAGGACTCCATGTCTGAAGGAGAAATGGCCAGATTGatggaggaggtggaggagaaGAAGAAACTGATAGCAACTATCAGAAACAAGCCCTGGAGAATGAGAAGACGACTCAAAGTTCTCAA GGAGGCTCAGCAGTTTGTGGATAAATTTGAAGGAGCACTGGGCAAAGGCAAAGGCAGGAAGCTATATGCTTACAAAGTCATGATGATGAAG AAATGGATCAAATTTCAACGAGATTTCGAAAATTTTAGATCAGCCTGCATACCTTGGGAACGGAAAATAAAGGAAGTTGAGA GTCACTTTGGCTCCTCTGTTGCTTCATATTTTATCTTCCTGCGTTGGATGTACGGCATGAACATGGTCCTCTTCGGCTTGACTTTTGGCCTGGTTGTGATACCAGAG GTTCTCATGGGACTTCCATATGGGTCCATTCCTCGGAAAACAGTGCCGAGGGAGGATCAAGACACTGCGATGGACTACTCTGTACTTACGGACTTCAGT GGTTACTGCAAGTACTCCGTACTTTTCTATGGCTACTACAATGACCAGAGAACCATTGGCTTCCTGAAGTTTCGACTCCCTCTGTCCTACCTCTTGGTGGGCGTTGGGACCTTCGGGTATAGCCTCATGGTTGTGATCAGAAC GATGGCTAAAAACGCAGATGTGGGGGGAGGGGACGGCGAGGACAGTGAATTCACTTTTGCCTGGAAGATGTTCACCAGCTGGGATTATCTTATTGGAAATTCTGAGACAGCCGACAATAAATTTGCTTCCATCACCACCAGCTTCAAA GAGTCCATCGTGGATGAACAGGAGAACCAAAAGGATGAGAACATTCATCTCAGAAGGTTCTTGCGTGTCTTAGCTAACTTCCTTATCACCTGTACTCTTGGAGGAAGTGGCTATCTCATCTACTTTGTGGTCAAACGCTCCCAAGAGTTTGCTAATATGAGCAACCTCTCCTGGTATGAGAAGAATGAG CTTGAGATCATCATGTCTCTTTTGGGTCTGGTGGGTCCAATGCTCTTTGAGACGATTGCTGAATTAGAAGAATACCATCCACGTATTGCTCTTAAGTGGCAGCTGGGCCGTATTTTTGCGCTCTTTCTTGGTAACCTCTACACGTTCCTGCTCGCTCTGTTTGATGAGGTCAATGCAAAA ctGGAAGAAGAGGAATCCATAAGGAATAACAGCATTTGGTTAATGAAGGAGTATTATGCCAACTACACAGCCAACAACCCAAATGACACGGGCACTCCGCCTCCTATGCCCCCTGCTGATGTCATCAGAGGACCATGTTGGGAGACAACAGTGGGAGTG GAATTTGTGAAGCTTACAGTATCAGATATACAGGTGACTTATCTGACCATCCTGATTGGTGACTTTCTGAGAGCAGTGATTGTGCGATTCCTGAACTACTGCTGGTGCTGGGACCTGGAAGCAGGCTGG CCTTCCTATGGGGAATTTGACATAAGCGGCAATGTGCTTGGTTTGGTTTTCAACCAAGGAATGATCTG GATGGGTGCGTTCTACGCACCTGGTCTGGTTGGAATCAACGTTCTACGTCTCCTGAGCTCTATGTACTACCAGTGCTGGGCTGTAATGGCCTGCAATGTACCTCATGAGAGAGTCTTCAAAGCATCCAAATCCAATAACTTTTACATGGGCCTGTTACTGCTCATCCTCTTTCTGAGTCTGCTTCCTGTGGTTTACACCATCATGTCTTTACCTCCTTCCTTTGACTGCGGACCTTTCAG TGGCAGGCAAAGAATGTTTGATGTCATTATGGAGACCATTGATCTGGATCTACCAGCATTTATGGGGACACTTTTCAGCTATGCAGCAAATCCTGGTCTTATTATACCGGCAGTACTACTCATGGT attGGCAATTTATTATCTTAATTCAGTGTCAGAAGCCTACCAGAATTCCAACATGGAGCTAAAAAAGAAGATGCAGATG GCAAGAGATGAAGAGAAGAACAGACGCAACAACAAAGACAGCACTAACCAAGTGATGAAGGATTTAGAAGATCTGCTCCCCAAACGTTCTGTGGCGCACCATGCCCATCCAGTGAATAATGCAG AAAAAAGACCTGAGGGTGGAAAATCTCCAAAAGTGAAACCAGGAACTGCTGGTGGTGGGGTGCATGTTCAGAAAGACGTGTCACTCGCATCAGCCAATCCTAATGCCCGAGGACCTGTGACTCGAGCACCAGGTCCCCGGGGACCTGGTCCACTACCTGGTCGACCAGGGGCAGGACCCCCGAGACGGCAGTAA